The region CCGCGGGGGCGACGACCGACTCTGCTCTCTCTGAACGATGGGCTGGTTATTCTGGTCGCCGATCTGCGCCCTCAGCAGGCTATCGTCGCAATCGTCGATCTGAATGGGCGTTTTCTTGAGCGCGAGGTTGTTCCTCTGGTCTCCGACCCAGAGCGCTCGGTGAGCAAAATTATCGAATCGATGCAGGCGATGCGAGGCCGCCACGAGAACAAGACGTTTGAAGGGGTTGGTGTCAGTTTGCCGGGCCGTATTCATCCCGACTCGCAGCGGCTGATTCTTGCACCGAACCTGCAGTGGTCGGACTACGACGTGAAGGGCGCGATAGAAACAGGGATGGAGTTGCAGGTGGAGCTGGATAATGCCGCGAACGCCTGTCTTCTATCGGAGCTATGGTTCGGCAGAATCGACGGGGTGCGCAACGCCGTGCTGGTGACTGTCTCCGAGGGATTGGGCACGGCGATTCTGGCGAATGGGCAGATTGTTGTAGGCCGCAATGGATTGGCAGGGGAGTTCGGACATATTCCAATCGATCCCGCGGGACCTGCCTGCGGCTGTGGGCAGCGAGGATGCTGGGAGGTATTCGGCTCTTCGTCGGCGGGGCTTCGGTACTACAAGGAGCTTGCTCCGAAAAGTCGCCCCCTGGTGATTCAGGAATTGTTGCAGCTTGCCGAAGAGGGAGATGCTGCCGCTATTGAAGCGGTCTCGCGTCAGGCAATGCATCTGGGTCGTGGACTTCGACTGATTACGGCCGCACTCTCGCCTGATCTCATTCTGATCACTGGCGATCTGACGACATCGTGGGCCCGCTTTGGCCCAATCGTGCAGGCTGAGTTAGACAGCACGATGCTTGCCGGTTCGTCACCGCGGCTGATGGTGACCAATGACGGCGAACTGTCTCGTCTACGTGGCGGAGCAGCAGTTGTGCTGCAACGCCACTCGGGCTATCACCGTTCGACACATTAATGCCTTATATGGGGAAGACGATTTAGTTTATTTCGTTTAGGAATAAATATTTGCTCGGTTTGCTTAGATTTTTATTAGATTTAAATCGATTCAGTTTGCGTTAATGCTTGACAGCGATATTTTTATATCGATAAAGTTCGTGTCACGTAGTAAATGACCTCCACTAAGCCAAACCTTGGATGGCCGCCTATGACGGCGCGCCATCCTCTTTATTCGAGGGCCCCTTTTGTGTTAAGGCTTCGATCTCTTATCGCTCTCGTTGGTTTCTTTTGCCTTGTTGCCGGCTTCGCTCAAGCGGAGACTGGCTCCGCTGGCTGGCTTCGATACGAGCGCATCAGCGATGCCACCGCGCTTCGGCAGGATCGCTCGCTTCCGCGCCAGATCGTACAGGCCGAAACTTCTTCTGTTGGAAGAAGCGCGTCCAGTGAACTGGCTCGGGGTCTGCACAGTATGCTTGGCGATGATCTTCGTATGAGTTCCACTTTGCCTGATGCCGATGCGTTTGTGCTGGGAACGCCGATGGAGTTACACCGGTTGCTTCCGCAATGGAGAGAGCCTGCAAGGTTGACGGCGGAGGGGTTTGCAATTTCGAAGTTGGATGAACGCGGGCATCATCTGTGGATCGTTGCAGGCGGCAGCTCCAGGGGCGAACTATATGGCGTCTTTCATCTGCTGGAGCAGGTTGGACAGCTACACGAAGTTGTACCGGATGCTGAGTCGCCCTCTGCGCCTATTCGGTGGGTGAATCAGTGGGACAACTTCGACGGCTCCATTGAGCGCGGCTATGCGGGTCGCAGCATCTTCTTTGACGGCGGCCACGTGCGGGCAGACTTGACGCGCGTTTCGGAGTACGGGAGGCTGCTGGCCTCGGTTGGCTTGAATGGCTGCACGGTCAACAATGTGAACTCCGATCTGCGTACGTTGCAGCCGGAGATGCTGCGCGAGCTGGCCCGGATTGCCGATACGCTGCGTCCGTGGGGTGTTCGCATGTCGCTCTCGGTTGACCTCTCCAGCCCTCAAGCGGTCGGCCATCTTTCGACGTTCGATCCGCTTGATCCGCAGGTCATCGCATGGTGGCAGCAGAAGACGGATGAGATCTATAAGCTGATTCCGGATTTTGGTGGATTTGTCGTGAAGGCAGACTCGGAGGGGCGGCTCGGGCCTTCGCACTATGGGCGCAATCCTGCGCAGGCTGCCAATGTTCTTGCGCGTGCCTTGCAGCCGCATGGTGGAGTTGTTCTCTATCGCGGATTTGTTTACAACCAGCATCTTGACTGGCATGACATGAAGGCCGATAGGGCGCGTGCTGGCTATGACAACTTTCGTGCGCTGGATGGAAAGTTTGAACCGAACGTTGTCATCCAGATTAAAAATGGTCCGATTGATTTTCAGGTGCGCGAGCCGGTCTCTCCACTCTTCGCAGCGCTGCAGCATACTAATCAGGCGATCGAGCTACAGGTGACGCAGGAGTACACCGGTCAGCAGCGGCACATGGTCTTTCTGGTGCCGATGTGGAAGACGGCGCTCGATACGGATATGCGTGCGCAGAATCGGAGCACACCGGTTAAAGAGATTGTCGAAGGGAAGAGCTTTCATCAGCCGCTGGGAGGCTTTGTCGCTGTCGTCAATGTTGGGCTGGACGATAACTGGCTTCATCATCCTATGGCTATGGCGAACCTCTATGGCTATGGCAGGCTTGCGTGGAATCCTGACCTGACGACGGACCAGATCGTCGATATCTGGACGCGGCTTACCTTTGGCAACAATCCGAAGGTCGTCTCGACGATTGACGATCTGCAGCGAAACTCATGGCATGTCTACGAGGAGTACACGGGGCCGCTTGGCTTGGGCACGTTGACGGATATTATCGGCGTTCATTATGGGCCAGGCATCGAATCGGCGGAGCGGAATGGATGGGGGCAGTGGATTCGCGCGGATCACAAGGGCATTGGCATGGACCGCACGGTTGCTACGGGTACGGGATACATCGGGCAGTATCCGCCGGAGCTTGCGAAGGTCTATGAGTCGCTGGTTACGTGCCCGGATGAGCTTCTGCTCTTCATGCACCATGTTCCTTATGACCATGTTCTGCACAGCGGGAAGACTGTGATTCAGCATGTCTATGACTCGCACTATGACGGCGCTGCTGCTGCGGCAACGTACGCTACGCGCTGGCAGTCATTGCATGGGCTGATCGATGAAGATCGTTATCAGCGAACGCTGGCGCTCTTCGAGTATCAGGCGGGACATGCCGTTGTCTGGCGGGATGCAGTAAGTGAGTGGTTTCTGCGTATGTCTGGTATTCCAGATGCGATGGGACGAGTGGGGCATTATCCCAACCGGATTGAAGCGGAAGCAATGCAGAGTGACGGCTACACGTCGGTCAATGTTACGCCGTGGGAGACCGCCTCCGGCGGAAAGGCTGTGGTGTGCAATCGCGCCGCTGCCTGTACGCTTACAACGAAGCTGGACAAGCCTGTTGGTGTCTATAAGATTGCTGTCCAGTATTTTGATATTCATCCCGGCGCAGCGCGATATGAACTGTTGCTGAATGATAGAAGCATCGCGCATTGGAACGCGGACAATACGCTGCCCCCTGCTGTTTCGGACAAAAAGCTGGATGGCCATACGAGTACGCGATTTACTTTATCCGGAGTAAGACTTGCTCCTGGAGATATGCTTACCCTGCGCGGTGTTCCTGATGGCGCCGAGCCCGCACCTGTTGACTACATCGAGATCACAAAACAATGAAAATTATCGCCGCTCGCCTGATCATCTGCTCTCCTGACCGTAACTTTGTCACGCTCAAGATCGAAACCGATGAAGGGATTTATGGACTCGGTGACGCGACGGTAAACGGACGTGAATTGGCAGTCGCAAGCTATCTCTCCGAGCACGTCCTCCCATGCCTGATTGGTCGCGATCCGTTCCAGACGGAGGACATCTGGCAGTATCTCTATCGCGGAGCGTATTGGCGACGCGGCCCTGTCACCATGGCAGCCATTGCCGCGGTCGACGTTGCCCTGTGGGACATCAAGGGCAAGGCGTTGAATACTCCTGTCTATAACCTGCTGGGAGGTAAGAGCCGCAACGGCGTGCTTGTCTACACGCACGCCAACGGAAGCGATATTCCTGAGACGCTTGACTCTGTTCGCAAGCATATGGAGGAAGGCTACCTTGCGGTTCGGGCGCAGTCCGGCGTGCCGGGAATTGCAGGCAGCTATGGCGTGCCTAAGGGCGGCAAGGCGTATGAGCCTGCAGAGCGCGGGCTGCCTTCAGAGAGCCTGTGGTCCACCGAAAAATATCTGAACTTTGCGCCATCGCTTTTTGAGAAGCTTCGCGTCGAGCTTGGAAGTGATGTGCATCTGCTTCATGACGTGCATCACCGGCTCACACCCATTGAGGCGGCGCGTCTGGGCAAGGCGCTTGAACCGTATCACCTCTTCTGGATGGAAGACCCTTGCCCAGCCGAGTTGCAGGAAGGTTTTGAACTGATACGCAAGCACACGACAACACCGATTGCGACGGGCGAGGTCTTCAACTCCGTGTGGGATGCTCACGATCTTATCCGCAGGCAGTGGATCGATTACATCCGCATGGCGATTGTGCATGGTGGCGGCATTACGCATGTAAAGAAGACAGCCGATTTTGCAGCGCTCTATCACGTGCGTACCGGTTGCCATGGAGCCACCGATCTCTCTCCCGTTACGATGGCTGCAGCGCTGCATCTTGGGCTTGCTGTTCATAACTTCGGGATTCAAGAGCACATGCACCATAGCGCGCTTACCGATGAGGTGTTCCCGCACAACTACAGCTTCGACGCGGGGTACATGTATCCCGGAGATGCACCCGGACTGGGAGTCGATATCGACGAGGTACTCGCTGCGAAGTATCCGTATCAGCGCGCGTATCTACCAATTGCGCGCAAGCTCGACGGCACGCTTACGGATTGGTAGCTGTTCGCTCAATTTATTTGCTCAGACTAACTTGGTGGAAAATGTCCGCCCATGGAGATCTTATGATGCGAATCATCCGTACCCGACTGCCGTTGTTTGCGGCTGTTCTTATTTTTATCTCGGCGGGTACTTTCCATGCGCTGGCACAACCGGCTGCAGATGGTGATGGCTCTGGGGCTTATCATACCGGCCACTACCGCGACCTCTTCGCCGAGCAGGGGCATAGCGCAAAGGAGAGTCGCGCCAAGATCGATGCTGCCTTCGAGCAACTGTTTCATGGCGATAAAAATACGCAGACTGTCTACTATGAGGTGGGACGCAACGCGAATGGCCCGCTTGCCTATATTACGGATGTCGCCAATCGCGACGCTCGTACCGAGGGCATGTCATACGGCATGATGATCGCTGTCCAGATGAACAAGAAGCATGAGTTTGATGCCATCTGGAACTGGGCGAATACTTATATGCTCATCACCGATCCGGCCAATCCCTCCGTTGGCTATTTCTCGTGGTCGATGCATACGGATGGCACGCCTCGCTCTGACTCTCCTGCTCCTGATGGTGAGGAGTATTTCGTCATGAGCTTGTACTTTGCGGCGAATCGCTGGGGTAATGGCACCGGCATCTATAACTACAAGGCGCAGGCCGATCGCATCCTTAGCCTCATGCGCCATCACCCCATTCAGACCGGAACGCCGCCCTTTCGTCTGAAGCCCGATGAGCTGCCGTATATTCCTCCGACACGTCCAGGCTTTCCTGCACGCAACCAGCCGCAGATAGTTGGCCCGATGGTGAATGAGAAGTACAAGATGATACTTTTCGTTCCCGGCATGGGCCGCGGCAGCTTCACTGATCCCTCGTATCATCTGCCTGCGTTCTATGAGCTGTGGTCGCGGTGGGGACCGGTTGAGGACCGCGCCTTCTGGGCCGAAGCTGCAACGGCCAGCCGGAGTTTTTTCCAGAAGGCCACGAACCCGAGTACAGGGCTTGCACCTGACTATGCTGACTTCGATGGCAAACCGCATGGGGCGGGCTTCAATCCGATGTCGGCTAACTTTTCGTATGACTCTTGGCGAACGGCCAGCAACTGGTCGGTTGATTACTCGTGGTGGCATAAGGATGCGGAAGAGAACGTCCTGAGCGACCGCATTCAGAAGTTTCTCTTCAGCCAAGGGGTTGATACGTTCAGCGATCGGTACACGCTGGACGGTAAACCGCTCTCACGACGACACTCCACGGGAATGGTTGCCACCACGGCAACCGCAGGGCTGGCCGCGACGAAAGGGCCAATCTCGAAGGCCTTTGTCGATGCACTCTGGAATTCACCCATTCCGTCTGGAGAGCAGCGCTATTACGATGGCATGCTTTACATGATGAGTCTGCTTCATTCCAGCGGCAACTTCCGCATCTGGGGGCCGAAGCCTCATTAATCCGAAAAATTCTGTTAACTGTTTCGAAGGGTCTGTTCTTCTACTATGGACGATAGAGGGACAGATCTTTCGTCGTTTTCGACCAAAGATGAATTGGCATCAAACGTTAACGCGGTACAGGGGGAGCGATGAGTGGGGAAGCGATGAATGCTGATCGGTTGTCGGGAGTTCTGCTGCATGTGACGTCGTTGCCTTCCTATGGTGGTGTGGGAGATTTCGGCCCGGCGGCTTATGCGTTTGTGGACTTCCTGGCTGCGGCCAAACAAAGGCTGTGGCAGGTGCTGCCTCTAAGCCCGACGGGTTATGGTGGATCGCCTTATTCGGCTTTGTCGGCGTTTGCGGGGAATCCTTTGTTCATCAGCCTGGAGCGGCTGGTGCAGGACGGCTGGATTGGCGCGGATCGAATCGAAGGATTACCGGGGCATGATGGCCCAGCGGATTTCGTAGAGGCAATGCGGATGAAGCTGCCACTGATCGAAGAGGCGGCTGCGAACTTTCTCGACCACGCACCGGATGAGATGCGGGCCCGCTTTCAGAAGTTCTGCCAGGACAATATTTCGTGGCTCTCTGACTACGCGCTGTTTAATGTGTTGCGGAGAATGCATGGCTATGTCAGTTGGATTGACTGGCCTGCCGAATATGCGCGCAGGAAGAGCGATGCGTTGACGGCGGTGCTGAACGCGCATGGGCGAGAGCTGGCTATCGAGCAGGCTATTCAATTCTTTTTCAATGAACAGTGGTGTGCGCTGCGGACCTACTGCGCAGAGCGGAAGGTTCGCATTCTGGGCGATGTCGCTATCTTTGTGAACTACGACAGTGCCGATGTGTGGATGCATCCCGAGATCTTCGAGCTGGACGACGATTTGAAGCCGACGCGAGTGTCGGGCGTGCCGCCGGATTATTTTTCGGTCACGGGCCAGCGCTGGGGAAATCCGCTGTACAAGTGGGACTTGATGAAGGAGCGCGGATTTGACTGGTGGGTGGCGCGGATTCGGCGTGCGCTGACGCTTTACGACTCGATACGGCTGGATCACTTCCGCGGCTTCGAGGCGTACTGGTCAATCCCTGCCGATGAACCGACGGCGATCAATGGCTTGTGGGTAAAGGCTCCCGGGCATGAGCTATTCAATCGACTGAAAGAGGTGTTTGGCGAGCTTCCGTTCATCGCCGAGGACCTGGGCTTGATTACGCCTGAGGTCGATGAGCTGCGCGAGCACTTTGGCATGCCCGGAATGAGAATTCTTCAGTTCGGCTTCTCCGACCGGGGCAGTCACCTCTACCTTCCGCATCGTTTTGTCCAGAACACGGTGGTCTATACAGGGACGCATGACAATAACACGACTCTGGGGTGGTGGCGCGACGATGCCAGCGAGATGGAACGTGCCCATGCGCAGACTTATCTGCAAACGATTGAGCACGACGGCGATATCGTATGGGCGATGATGCGCGCGGCGGCAAGATCGGTGGCGAATCTGTGCATCTTTCCCATGCAGGATGTCTTGCACCTGGGCAGTGCGTGTCGCATGAATACGCCGGCCGCTGGGGCAGGGAACTGGACGTGGCGATATGGCCTGCATGCCCTGCATCCTGACTTTGCGACCAAGCTGGCAGCGCTGATGGAAATGACAGACCGTGATGGCTATGAGGTCCCGAAAGACGGAGTCGAGGCGGGGAATCCGACTGATGATGTCCACAGACAGGCAGAGCTGGGTTCCAGCGTTTAGACTGAAGAAGGTACATTAAAACTTCAGGAGCCTACATGCCTCTTTCCGGCGAAGCCATCCGCACGATGAATTACGTTGATGATATTTCGGTTACGCTGCGCCGCATTCTCGCGGTGCTACCGTCCTTGACCGAGGATGAGCGTC is a window of Edaphobacter dinghuensis DNA encoding:
- a CDS encoding ROK family protein, coding for MALRTTKVAARGRHVDLAYVELASSESARDINRDIVLELIRARQPVARADLSRLSGLQPSTVSAIVEQLLSERWITEGAVVRRPRGRRPTLLSLNDGLVILVADLRPQQAIVAIVDLNGRFLEREVVPLVSDPERSVSKIIESMQAMRGRHENKTFEGVGVSLPGRIHPDSQRLILAPNLQWSDYDVKGAIETGMELQVELDNAANACLLSELWFGRIDGVRNAVLVTVSEGLGTAILANGQIVVGRNGLAGEFGHIPIDPAGPACGCGQRGCWEVFGSSSAGLRYYKELAPKSRPLVIQELLQLAEEGDAAAIEAVSRQAMHLGRGLRLITAALSPDLILITGDLTTSWARFGPIVQAELDSTMLAGSSPRLMVTNDGELSRLRGGAAVVLQRHSGYHRSTH
- a CDS encoding alpha-glucuronidase family glycosyl hydrolase yields the protein MTARHPLYSRAPFVLRLRSLIALVGFFCLVAGFAQAETGSAGWLRYERISDATALRQDRSLPRQIVQAETSSVGRSASSELARGLHSMLGDDLRMSSTLPDADAFVLGTPMELHRLLPQWREPARLTAEGFAISKLDERGHHLWIVAGGSSRGELYGVFHLLEQVGQLHEVVPDAESPSAPIRWVNQWDNFDGSIERGYAGRSIFFDGGHVRADLTRVSEYGRLLASVGLNGCTVNNVNSDLRTLQPEMLRELARIADTLRPWGVRMSLSVDLSSPQAVGHLSTFDPLDPQVIAWWQQKTDEIYKLIPDFGGFVVKADSEGRLGPSHYGRNPAQAANVLARALQPHGGVVLYRGFVYNQHLDWHDMKADRARAGYDNFRALDGKFEPNVVIQIKNGPIDFQVREPVSPLFAALQHTNQAIELQVTQEYTGQQRHMVFLVPMWKTALDTDMRAQNRSTPVKEIVEGKSFHQPLGGFVAVVNVGLDDNWLHHPMAMANLYGYGRLAWNPDLTTDQIVDIWTRLTFGNNPKVVSTIDDLQRNSWHVYEEYTGPLGLGTLTDIIGVHYGPGIESAERNGWGQWIRADHKGIGMDRTVATGTGYIGQYPPELAKVYESLVTCPDELLLFMHHVPYDHVLHSGKTVIQHVYDSHYDGAAAAATYATRWQSLHGLIDEDRYQRTLALFEYQAGHAVVWRDAVSEWFLRMSGIPDAMGRVGHYPNRIEAEAMQSDGYTSVNVTPWETASGGKAVVCNRAAACTLTTKLDKPVGVYKIAVQYFDIHPGAARYELLLNDRSIAHWNADNTLPPAVSDKKLDGHTSTRFTLSGVRLAPGDMLTLRGVPDGAEPAPVDYIEITKQ
- the manD gene encoding D-mannonate dehydratase ManD → MKIIAARLIICSPDRNFVTLKIETDEGIYGLGDATVNGRELAVASYLSEHVLPCLIGRDPFQTEDIWQYLYRGAYWRRGPVTMAAIAAVDVALWDIKGKALNTPVYNLLGGKSRNGVLVYTHANGSDIPETLDSVRKHMEEGYLAVRAQSGVPGIAGSYGVPKGGKAYEPAERGLPSESLWSTEKYLNFAPSLFEKLRVELGSDVHLLHDVHHRLTPIEAARLGKALEPYHLFWMEDPCPAELQEGFELIRKHTTTPIATGEVFNSVWDAHDLIRRQWIDYIRMAIVHGGGITHVKKTADFAALYHVRTGCHGATDLSPVTMAAALHLGLAVHNFGIQEHMHHSALTDEVFPHNYSFDAGYMYPGDAPGLGVDIDEVLAAKYPYQRAYLPIARKLDGTLTDW
- a CDS encoding glycosyl hydrolase family 8 → MMRIIRTRLPLFAAVLIFISAGTFHALAQPAADGDGSGAYHTGHYRDLFAEQGHSAKESRAKIDAAFEQLFHGDKNTQTVYYEVGRNANGPLAYITDVANRDARTEGMSYGMMIAVQMNKKHEFDAIWNWANTYMLITDPANPSVGYFSWSMHTDGTPRSDSPAPDGEEYFVMSLYFAANRWGNGTGIYNYKAQADRILSLMRHHPIQTGTPPFRLKPDELPYIPPTRPGFPARNQPQIVGPMVNEKYKMILFVPGMGRGSFTDPSYHLPAFYELWSRWGPVEDRAFWAEAATASRSFFQKATNPSTGLAPDYADFDGKPHGAGFNPMSANFSYDSWRTASNWSVDYSWWHKDAEENVLSDRIQKFLFSQGVDTFSDRYTLDGKPLSRRHSTGMVATTATAGLAATKGPISKAFVDALWNSPIPSGEQRYYDGMLYMMSLLHSSGNFRIWGPKPH
- the malQ gene encoding 4-alpha-glucanotransferase, whose product is MSGEAMNADRLSGVLLHVTSLPSYGGVGDFGPAAYAFVDFLAAAKQRLWQVLPLSPTGYGGSPYSALSAFAGNPLFISLERLVQDGWIGADRIEGLPGHDGPADFVEAMRMKLPLIEEAAANFLDHAPDEMRARFQKFCQDNISWLSDYALFNVLRRMHGYVSWIDWPAEYARRKSDALTAVLNAHGRELAIEQAIQFFFNEQWCALRTYCAERKVRILGDVAIFVNYDSADVWMHPEIFELDDDLKPTRVSGVPPDYFSVTGQRWGNPLYKWDLMKERGFDWWVARIRRALTLYDSIRLDHFRGFEAYWSIPADEPTAINGLWVKAPGHELFNRLKEVFGELPFIAEDLGLITPEVDELREHFGMPGMRILQFGFSDRGSHLYLPHRFVQNTVVYTGTHDNNTTLGWWRDDASEMERAHAQTYLQTIEHDGDIVWAMMRAAARSVANLCIFPMQDVLHLGSACRMNTPAAGAGNWTWRYGLHALHPDFATKLAALMEMTDRDGYEVPKDGVEAGNPTDDVHRQAELGSSV